In a genomic window of Balaenoptera ricei isolate mBalRic1 chromosome 3, mBalRic1.hap2, whole genome shotgun sequence:
- the REEP6 gene encoding receptor expression-enhancing protein 6: MDGLRQRFERFLEQRNLATEALGALEAKTGVDKRYLAAGAATLLSLCLLFGYGASLLCNLIGFAYPAYASIKAIESASKEDDTVWLTYWVVYGLFGLAEFFSDLLLSWFPFYYAGKCAFLLFCMVPGPWNGAHMLYHRVIRPLFLKHHEAVDSIMSDLSGRTLDVAAGITRDTKASVTQLWKDG, from the exons ATGGATGGCCTGCGCCAGCGCTTCGAGCGCTTTCTGGAACAGAGGAATTTGGCCACCGAAGCGCTAGGGGCGCTCGAAGCCAAGACCGGTGTCGACAAGCGGTACTTGGCCGCGG GAGCCGCCACTCTGCTAAGCCTGTGTCTTCTGTTCGGGTACGGGGCGTCTCTGCTGTGCAATCTCATCGGCTTTGCATACCCCGCATATGCTTC GATCAAAGCTATCGAGAGCGCAAGCAAAGAGGACGACACTGTGTGGCTCACCTACTGGGTGGTATACGGCCTGTTTGGGCTGGCCGAGTTCTTCAGCGATCTACTCCTGTCCTGGTTCCCTTTCTACTACGCGGGCAAG TGCGCCTTCCTGTTGTTCTGCATGGTTCCCGGCCCCTGGAACGGGGCTCACATGCTGTATCATCGCGTCATACGTCCACTGTTTCTAAAGCATCACGAGGCCGTGGACAGCATCATGAGCGACCTCAGCGGGCGGACCCTGGACGTGGCAGCCGGAATAACGAGGGACA CCAAAGCAAGCGTGACTCAGCTCTGGAAGGACGGGTGA
- the PCSK4 gene encoding proprotein convertase subtilisin/kexin type 4 isoform X1, protein MKIFPDGQYFHLRHRGVVQQSLTPHWGHRLRLKKDPKVQWFQQQTVQRRVKRSLVVPTDPWFSKQWYMNKEVQPDLNILQVWSQGLSGQGIVVSVLDDGIEKDHPDLWANYDPLASYDFNDYDPDPQPRYTPSDENRHGTRCAGEVAAMANNRFCGAGVAYNARIGGVRMLDGTITDVIEAQSLSLQPQHIHIYSASWGPEDDGRTVDGPGILTREAFRRGVTQGRGGLGTLFIWASGNGGLHYDNCNCDGYTNSIHTLSVGSTTQQGRVPWYSEACASTLTTTYSSGVAADPQIVTTDLHHRCTDKHTGTSASAPLAAGMIALALEANPFLTWRDMQHLVVRASRPAQLQAEDWRTNGVGRQVSHHYGYGLLDAGLLVDLARSWLPTQPQKKCVIRIVHTPTRPAGGALASRAAAPSPILRVMHVRKNVSACIGHANYIRSLEHVQVQLSLSYSRRGDLEISLTSPMGTRSTLVAIRPFDVSGQGYNNWIFMSTHFWDEDPRGLWTLVLENKGYYFNTAFPSSPCAHHDPCPGTLYRYTLLLYGTAEDMTARPSGPQVTSSACVQRDTEGPCQECQSPAYILGHLCLAYCPPRYFNHTQQAVTAEPGRPAAPALRVCSSCHSSCYTCRGSSPLDCTACPPPSTLDTQRGSCSGPDPPEGPPQPTATACPCRRGPAQAVVLALLAVAFGSPLLCRVLLVGCPPPWVGPPGAGDHSRHHSRPRCKLEPGAS, encoded by the exons ATGAAG ATCTTCCCTGACGGGCAGTATTTCCATCTGCGGCACCGGGGCGTGGTCCAGCAGTCCCTGACCCCACACTGGGGCCACCGCCTGCGCCTGAAGAAAGACCCCAAG GTGCAGTGGTTCCAGCAGCAGACGGTGCAGCGGCGGGTGAAACGCTCCTTGGTGGTGCCCACGGACCCCTGGTTCTCCAAACAGTGGTACATG AACAAGGAGGTGCAGCCGGACCTGAACATCCTGCAGGTCTGGAGCCAGGGGCTGTCTGGCCAGGGCATCGTGGTCTCTGTCCTGGACGACGGCATCGAGAAGGACCACCCAGACCTCTGGGCCAACTAT GACCCCCTAGCCAGCTATGACTTCAATGACTATGACCCGGACCCCCAGCCGCGATACACACCCAGCGATGAGAACCG GCATGGGACCCGCTGTGCCGGGGAAGTGGCAGCGATGGCAAACAACAGGTTCTGTGGTGCTGGCGTCGCCTACAATGCCCGAATCGGAG GGGTGCGCATGCTGGACGGCACCATCACCGACGTGATCGAGGCCCAGTCGCTGAGCCTGCAGCCGCAGCACATTCACATCTACAGCGCCAGCTGGGGCCCCGAGGACGACGGCCGCACAGTGGACGGCCCGGGCATCCTCACCCGAGAGGCCTTCAGGCGCGGCGTGACCCAG GGCCGAGGCGGGCTGGGCACCCTCTTCATCTGGGCGTCGGGCAACGGCGGCCTGCACTATGACAACTGCAACTGTGACGGCTACACCAACAGCATCCACACGCTCTCGGTGGGCAGCACCACCCAGCAGGGCCGCGTGCCCTGGTACAGCGAGGCCTGCGCCTCCACGCTCACCACTACCTACAGCAGCGGCGTTGCTGCCGACCCCCAAATC GTCACCACAGACCTGCACCACCGGTGCACGGACAAGCACACGGGCACCTCGGCCTCCGCCCCGCTGGCTGCGGGCATGATCGCCCTGGCTCTGGAGGCCAA CCCGTTCTTGACGTGGAGGGACATGCAGCATCTGGTGGTCCGGGCGTCCAGGCCAGCGCAGCTCCAGGCCGAGGACTGGAGGACCAACGGCGTGGGGCGCCAAG TGAGCCACCACTATGGCTACGGGCTGCTGGACGCCGGGCTGCTGGTGGACTTGGCTCGCTCGTGGCTGCCCACACAACCCCAGAAGAAATGCGTTATCCGCATCGTGCACACCCCCAC CAGGCCAGCAGGAGGGGCCCTCGCCTCGCGTgccgcagcccccagccccatcctGCGGGTGATGCACGTGAGGAAGAACGTGTCAGCCTGCATCGGCCACGCCAACTACATCCGCTCGCTGGAGCACGTGCAGGTGCAGCTGTCCCTGTCCTACAGCCGCCGTGGGGACTTGGAGATCTCGCTCACCAGCCCCATGGGCACCCGCTCCACGCTTGTGGCCATCAG ACCCTTTGACGTCAGTGGCCAAGGCTACAACAACTGGATCTTCATGTCCACCCACTTCTGGGACGAGGACCCGCGCGGCTTGTGGACCCTGGTCCTGGAGAACAAGGGCTACTATTTCAACACAG cctttccctcttctccctgTGCCCACCACGACCCCTGCCCAGGAACGCTGTACCGCTACACGCTGCTGCTCTATGGGACAGCCGAGGACATGACAGCGCGGCCCTCGGGCCCCCAGGTGACCAGCAGCGCGTGTGTGCAGCGGGACACAGAGGGGCCGTGCCAGG AATGCCAGAGCCCCGCCTATATCCTGGGCCACCTCTGCCTCGCCTACTGCCCACCGAGGTACTTCAACCACACCCAGCAGGCGGTGACGGCTGAACCTGGGCGCCCAGCCGCGCCTGCCCTGCGGGTCTGCTCCAGCTGCCACTCGTCCTGTTACACCTGCCGCGGCAGCTCCCCGCTGGACTGTACCGCTTGCCCCCCGCCGTCCACGCTGGACACGCAGCGGGGCTCCTGCTCGGGACCCGACCCCCCTGAGGGCCCCCCCCAGCCCACCGCGACCGCCTGCCCCTGCCGCCGCGGCCCGGCCCAGGCCGTGGTGCTGGCCCTGCTGGCCGTGGCCTTCGGGAGCCCCCTCCTCTGCCGCGTCCTCCTCGTGGGCTGCCCGCCACCATGGGTGGGACCCCCCGGCGCGGGGGACCACTCCCGTCACCACTCCAGACCCCGCTGCAAGCTGGAACCCGGAGCTAGTTGA
- the PCSK4 gene encoding proprotein convertase subtilisin/kexin type 4 isoform X3 has protein sequence MKIFPDGQYFHLRHRGVVQQSLTPHWGHRLRLKKDPKVQWFQQQTVQRRVKRSLVVPTDPWFSKQWYMNKEVQPDLNILQVWSQGLSGQGIVVSVLDDGIEKDHPDLWANYDPLASYDFNDYDPDPQPRYTPSDENRHGTRCAGEVAAMANNRFCGAGVAYNARIGGVRMLDGTITDVIEAQSLSLQPQHIHIYSASWGPEDDGRTVDGPGILTREAFRRGVTQGRGGLGTLFIWASGNGGLHYDNCNCDGYTNSIHTLSVGSTTQQGRVPWYSEACASTLTTTYSSGVAADPQIVTTDLHHRCTDKHTGTSASAPLAAGMIALALEANPFLTWRDMQHLVVRASRPAQLQAEDWRTNGVGRQVSHHYGYGLLDAGLLVDLARSWLPTQPQKKCVIRIVHTPTRPAGGALASRAAAPSPILRVMHVRKNVSACIGHANYIRSLEHVQVQLSLSYSRRGDLEISLTSPMGTRSTLVAIRPFDVSGQGYNNWIFMSTHFWDEDPRGLWTLVLENKGYYFNTGTLYRYTLLLYGTAEDMTARPSGPQVTSSACVQRDTEGPCQECQSPAYILGHLCLAYCPPRYFNHTQQAVTAEPGRPAAPALRVCSSCHSSCYTCRGSSPLDCTACPPPSTLDTQRGSCSGPDPPEGPPQPTATACPCRRGPAQAVVLALLAVAFGSPLLCRVLLVGCPPPWVGPPGAGDHSRHHSRPRCKLEPGAS, from the exons ATGAAG ATCTTCCCTGACGGGCAGTATTTCCATCTGCGGCACCGGGGCGTGGTCCAGCAGTCCCTGACCCCACACTGGGGCCACCGCCTGCGCCTGAAGAAAGACCCCAAG GTGCAGTGGTTCCAGCAGCAGACGGTGCAGCGGCGGGTGAAACGCTCCTTGGTGGTGCCCACGGACCCCTGGTTCTCCAAACAGTGGTACATG AACAAGGAGGTGCAGCCGGACCTGAACATCCTGCAGGTCTGGAGCCAGGGGCTGTCTGGCCAGGGCATCGTGGTCTCTGTCCTGGACGACGGCATCGAGAAGGACCACCCAGACCTCTGGGCCAACTAT GACCCCCTAGCCAGCTATGACTTCAATGACTATGACCCGGACCCCCAGCCGCGATACACACCCAGCGATGAGAACCG GCATGGGACCCGCTGTGCCGGGGAAGTGGCAGCGATGGCAAACAACAGGTTCTGTGGTGCTGGCGTCGCCTACAATGCCCGAATCGGAG GGGTGCGCATGCTGGACGGCACCATCACCGACGTGATCGAGGCCCAGTCGCTGAGCCTGCAGCCGCAGCACATTCACATCTACAGCGCCAGCTGGGGCCCCGAGGACGACGGCCGCACAGTGGACGGCCCGGGCATCCTCACCCGAGAGGCCTTCAGGCGCGGCGTGACCCAG GGCCGAGGCGGGCTGGGCACCCTCTTCATCTGGGCGTCGGGCAACGGCGGCCTGCACTATGACAACTGCAACTGTGACGGCTACACCAACAGCATCCACACGCTCTCGGTGGGCAGCACCACCCAGCAGGGCCGCGTGCCCTGGTACAGCGAGGCCTGCGCCTCCACGCTCACCACTACCTACAGCAGCGGCGTTGCTGCCGACCCCCAAATC GTCACCACAGACCTGCACCACCGGTGCACGGACAAGCACACGGGCACCTCGGCCTCCGCCCCGCTGGCTGCGGGCATGATCGCCCTGGCTCTGGAGGCCAA CCCGTTCTTGACGTGGAGGGACATGCAGCATCTGGTGGTCCGGGCGTCCAGGCCAGCGCAGCTCCAGGCCGAGGACTGGAGGACCAACGGCGTGGGGCGCCAAG TGAGCCACCACTATGGCTACGGGCTGCTGGACGCCGGGCTGCTGGTGGACTTGGCTCGCTCGTGGCTGCCCACACAACCCCAGAAGAAATGCGTTATCCGCATCGTGCACACCCCCAC CAGGCCAGCAGGAGGGGCCCTCGCCTCGCGTgccgcagcccccagccccatcctGCGGGTGATGCACGTGAGGAAGAACGTGTCAGCCTGCATCGGCCACGCCAACTACATCCGCTCGCTGGAGCACGTGCAGGTGCAGCTGTCCCTGTCCTACAGCCGCCGTGGGGACTTGGAGATCTCGCTCACCAGCCCCATGGGCACCCGCTCCACGCTTGTGGCCATCAG ACCCTTTGACGTCAGTGGCCAAGGCTACAACAACTGGATCTTCATGTCCACCCACTTCTGGGACGAGGACCCGCGCGGCTTGTGGACCCTGGTCCTGGAGAACAAGGGCTACTATTTCAACACAG GAACGCTGTACCGCTACACGCTGCTGCTCTATGGGACAGCCGAGGACATGACAGCGCGGCCCTCGGGCCCCCAGGTGACCAGCAGCGCGTGTGTGCAGCGGGACACAGAGGGGCCGTGCCAGG AATGCCAGAGCCCCGCCTATATCCTGGGCCACCTCTGCCTCGCCTACTGCCCACCGAGGTACTTCAACCACACCCAGCAGGCGGTGACGGCTGAACCTGGGCGCCCAGCCGCGCCTGCCCTGCGGGTCTGCTCCAGCTGCCACTCGTCCTGTTACACCTGCCGCGGCAGCTCCCCGCTGGACTGTACCGCTTGCCCCCCGCCGTCCACGCTGGACACGCAGCGGGGCTCCTGCTCGGGACCCGACCCCCCTGAGGGCCCCCCCCAGCCCACCGCGACCGCCTGCCCCTGCCGCCGCGGCCCGGCCCAGGCCGTGGTGCTGGCCCTGCTGGCCGTGGCCTTCGGGAGCCCCCTCCTCTGCCGCGTCCTCCTCGTGGGCTGCCCGCCACCATGGGTGGGACCCCCCGGCGCGGGGGACCACTCCCGTCACCACTCCAGACCCCGCTGCAAGCTGGAACCCGGAGCTAGTTGA
- the PCSK4 gene encoding proprotein convertase subtilisin/kexin type 4 isoform X2, whose translation MKIFPDGQYFHLRHRGVVQQSLTPHWGHRLRLKKDPKVQWFQQQTVQRRVKRSLVVPTDPWFSKQWYMNKEVQPDLNILQVWSQGLSGQGIVVSVLDDGIEKDHPDLWANYDPLASYDFNDYDPDPQPRYTPSDENRHGTRCAGEVAAMANNRFCGAGVAYNARIGGVRMLDGTITDVIEAQSLSLQPQHIHIYSASWGPEDDGRTVDGPGILTREAFRRGVTQGRGGLGTLFIWASGNGGLHYDNCNCDGYTNSIHTLSVGSTTQQGRVPWYSEACASTLTTTYSSGVAADPQIVTTDLHHRCTDKHTGTSASAPLAAGMIALALEANPFLTWRDMQHLVVRASRPAQLQAEDWRTNGVGRQVSHHYGYGLLDAGLLVDLARSWLPTQPQKKCVIRIVHTPTPAGGALASRAAAPSPILRVMHVRKNVSACIGHANYIRSLEHVQVQLSLSYSRRGDLEISLTSPMGTRSTLVAIRPFDVSGQGYNNWIFMSTHFWDEDPRGLWTLVLENKGYYFNTAFPSSPCAHHDPCPGTLYRYTLLLYGTAEDMTARPSGPQVTSSACVQRDTEGPCQECQSPAYILGHLCLAYCPPRYFNHTQQAVTAEPGRPAAPALRVCSSCHSSCYTCRGSSPLDCTACPPPSTLDTQRGSCSGPDPPEGPPQPTATACPCRRGPAQAVVLALLAVAFGSPLLCRVLLVGCPPPWVGPPGAGDHSRHHSRPRCKLEPGAS comes from the exons ATGAAG ATCTTCCCTGACGGGCAGTATTTCCATCTGCGGCACCGGGGCGTGGTCCAGCAGTCCCTGACCCCACACTGGGGCCACCGCCTGCGCCTGAAGAAAGACCCCAAG GTGCAGTGGTTCCAGCAGCAGACGGTGCAGCGGCGGGTGAAACGCTCCTTGGTGGTGCCCACGGACCCCTGGTTCTCCAAACAGTGGTACATG AACAAGGAGGTGCAGCCGGACCTGAACATCCTGCAGGTCTGGAGCCAGGGGCTGTCTGGCCAGGGCATCGTGGTCTCTGTCCTGGACGACGGCATCGAGAAGGACCACCCAGACCTCTGGGCCAACTAT GACCCCCTAGCCAGCTATGACTTCAATGACTATGACCCGGACCCCCAGCCGCGATACACACCCAGCGATGAGAACCG GCATGGGACCCGCTGTGCCGGGGAAGTGGCAGCGATGGCAAACAACAGGTTCTGTGGTGCTGGCGTCGCCTACAATGCCCGAATCGGAG GGGTGCGCATGCTGGACGGCACCATCACCGACGTGATCGAGGCCCAGTCGCTGAGCCTGCAGCCGCAGCACATTCACATCTACAGCGCCAGCTGGGGCCCCGAGGACGACGGCCGCACAGTGGACGGCCCGGGCATCCTCACCCGAGAGGCCTTCAGGCGCGGCGTGACCCAG GGCCGAGGCGGGCTGGGCACCCTCTTCATCTGGGCGTCGGGCAACGGCGGCCTGCACTATGACAACTGCAACTGTGACGGCTACACCAACAGCATCCACACGCTCTCGGTGGGCAGCACCACCCAGCAGGGCCGCGTGCCCTGGTACAGCGAGGCCTGCGCCTCCACGCTCACCACTACCTACAGCAGCGGCGTTGCTGCCGACCCCCAAATC GTCACCACAGACCTGCACCACCGGTGCACGGACAAGCACACGGGCACCTCGGCCTCCGCCCCGCTGGCTGCGGGCATGATCGCCCTGGCTCTGGAGGCCAA CCCGTTCTTGACGTGGAGGGACATGCAGCATCTGGTGGTCCGGGCGTCCAGGCCAGCGCAGCTCCAGGCCGAGGACTGGAGGACCAACGGCGTGGGGCGCCAAG TGAGCCACCACTATGGCTACGGGCTGCTGGACGCCGGGCTGCTGGTGGACTTGGCTCGCTCGTGGCTGCCCACACAACCCCAGAAGAAATGCGTTATCCGCATCGTGCACACCCCCAC GCCAGCAGGAGGGGCCCTCGCCTCGCGTgccgcagcccccagccccatcctGCGGGTGATGCACGTGAGGAAGAACGTGTCAGCCTGCATCGGCCACGCCAACTACATCCGCTCGCTGGAGCACGTGCAGGTGCAGCTGTCCCTGTCCTACAGCCGCCGTGGGGACTTGGAGATCTCGCTCACCAGCCCCATGGGCACCCGCTCCACGCTTGTGGCCATCAG ACCCTTTGACGTCAGTGGCCAAGGCTACAACAACTGGATCTTCATGTCCACCCACTTCTGGGACGAGGACCCGCGCGGCTTGTGGACCCTGGTCCTGGAGAACAAGGGCTACTATTTCAACACAG cctttccctcttctccctgTGCCCACCACGACCCCTGCCCAGGAACGCTGTACCGCTACACGCTGCTGCTCTATGGGACAGCCGAGGACATGACAGCGCGGCCCTCGGGCCCCCAGGTGACCAGCAGCGCGTGTGTGCAGCGGGACACAGAGGGGCCGTGCCAGG AATGCCAGAGCCCCGCCTATATCCTGGGCCACCTCTGCCTCGCCTACTGCCCACCGAGGTACTTCAACCACACCCAGCAGGCGGTGACGGCTGAACCTGGGCGCCCAGCCGCGCCTGCCCTGCGGGTCTGCTCCAGCTGCCACTCGTCCTGTTACACCTGCCGCGGCAGCTCCCCGCTGGACTGTACCGCTTGCCCCCCGCCGTCCACGCTGGACACGCAGCGGGGCTCCTGCTCGGGACCCGACCCCCCTGAGGGCCCCCCCCAGCCCACCGCGACCGCCTGCCCCTGCCGCCGCGGCCCGGCCCAGGCCGTGGTGCTGGCCCTGCTGGCCGTGGCCTTCGGGAGCCCCCTCCTCTGCCGCGTCCTCCTCGTGGGCTGCCCGCCACCATGGGTGGGACCCCCCGGCGCGGGGGACCACTCCCGTCACCACTCCAGACCCCGCTGCAAGCTGGAACCCGGAGCTAGTTGA
- the PCSK4 gene encoding proprotein convertase subtilisin/kexin type 4 isoform X4: protein MKIFPDGQYFHLRHRGVVQQSLTPHWGHRLRLKKDPKVQWFQQQTVQRRVKRSLVVPTDPWFSKQWYMNKEVQPDLNILQVWSQGLSGQGIVVSVLDDGIEKDHPDLWANYDPLASYDFNDYDPDPQPRYTPSDENRHGTRCAGEVAAMANNRFCGAGVAYNARIGGVRMLDGTITDVIEAQSLSLQPQHIHIYSASWGPEDDGRTVDGPGILTREAFRRGVTQGRGGLGTLFIWASGNGGLHYDNCNCDGYTNSIHTLSVGSTTQQGRVPWYSEACASTLTTTYSSGVAADPQIVTTDLHHRCTDKHTGTSASAPLAAGMIALALEANPFLTWRDMQHLVVRASRPAQLQAEDWRTNGVGRQVSHHYGYGLLDAGLLVDLARSWLPTQPQKKCVIRIVHTPTPAGGALASRAAAPSPILRVMHVRKNVSACIGHANYIRSLEHVQVQLSLSYSRRGDLEISLTSPMGTRSTLVAIRPFDVSGQGYNNWIFMSTHFWDEDPRGLWTLVLENKGYYFNTGTLYRYTLLLYGTAEDMTARPSGPQVTSSACVQRDTEGPCQECQSPAYILGHLCLAYCPPRYFNHTQQAVTAEPGRPAAPALRVCSSCHSSCYTCRGSSPLDCTACPPPSTLDTQRGSCSGPDPPEGPPQPTATACPCRRGPAQAVVLALLAVAFGSPLLCRVLLVGCPPPWVGPPGAGDHSRHHSRPRCKLEPGAS from the exons ATGAAG ATCTTCCCTGACGGGCAGTATTTCCATCTGCGGCACCGGGGCGTGGTCCAGCAGTCCCTGACCCCACACTGGGGCCACCGCCTGCGCCTGAAGAAAGACCCCAAG GTGCAGTGGTTCCAGCAGCAGACGGTGCAGCGGCGGGTGAAACGCTCCTTGGTGGTGCCCACGGACCCCTGGTTCTCCAAACAGTGGTACATG AACAAGGAGGTGCAGCCGGACCTGAACATCCTGCAGGTCTGGAGCCAGGGGCTGTCTGGCCAGGGCATCGTGGTCTCTGTCCTGGACGACGGCATCGAGAAGGACCACCCAGACCTCTGGGCCAACTAT GACCCCCTAGCCAGCTATGACTTCAATGACTATGACCCGGACCCCCAGCCGCGATACACACCCAGCGATGAGAACCG GCATGGGACCCGCTGTGCCGGGGAAGTGGCAGCGATGGCAAACAACAGGTTCTGTGGTGCTGGCGTCGCCTACAATGCCCGAATCGGAG GGGTGCGCATGCTGGACGGCACCATCACCGACGTGATCGAGGCCCAGTCGCTGAGCCTGCAGCCGCAGCACATTCACATCTACAGCGCCAGCTGGGGCCCCGAGGACGACGGCCGCACAGTGGACGGCCCGGGCATCCTCACCCGAGAGGCCTTCAGGCGCGGCGTGACCCAG GGCCGAGGCGGGCTGGGCACCCTCTTCATCTGGGCGTCGGGCAACGGCGGCCTGCACTATGACAACTGCAACTGTGACGGCTACACCAACAGCATCCACACGCTCTCGGTGGGCAGCACCACCCAGCAGGGCCGCGTGCCCTGGTACAGCGAGGCCTGCGCCTCCACGCTCACCACTACCTACAGCAGCGGCGTTGCTGCCGACCCCCAAATC GTCACCACAGACCTGCACCACCGGTGCACGGACAAGCACACGGGCACCTCGGCCTCCGCCCCGCTGGCTGCGGGCATGATCGCCCTGGCTCTGGAGGCCAA CCCGTTCTTGACGTGGAGGGACATGCAGCATCTGGTGGTCCGGGCGTCCAGGCCAGCGCAGCTCCAGGCCGAGGACTGGAGGACCAACGGCGTGGGGCGCCAAG TGAGCCACCACTATGGCTACGGGCTGCTGGACGCCGGGCTGCTGGTGGACTTGGCTCGCTCGTGGCTGCCCACACAACCCCAGAAGAAATGCGTTATCCGCATCGTGCACACCCCCAC GCCAGCAGGAGGGGCCCTCGCCTCGCGTgccgcagcccccagccccatcctGCGGGTGATGCACGTGAGGAAGAACGTGTCAGCCTGCATCGGCCACGCCAACTACATCCGCTCGCTGGAGCACGTGCAGGTGCAGCTGTCCCTGTCCTACAGCCGCCGTGGGGACTTGGAGATCTCGCTCACCAGCCCCATGGGCACCCGCTCCACGCTTGTGGCCATCAG ACCCTTTGACGTCAGTGGCCAAGGCTACAACAACTGGATCTTCATGTCCACCCACTTCTGGGACGAGGACCCGCGCGGCTTGTGGACCCTGGTCCTGGAGAACAAGGGCTACTATTTCAACACAG GAACGCTGTACCGCTACACGCTGCTGCTCTATGGGACAGCCGAGGACATGACAGCGCGGCCCTCGGGCCCCCAGGTGACCAGCAGCGCGTGTGTGCAGCGGGACACAGAGGGGCCGTGCCAGG AATGCCAGAGCCCCGCCTATATCCTGGGCCACCTCTGCCTCGCCTACTGCCCACCGAGGTACTTCAACCACACCCAGCAGGCGGTGACGGCTGAACCTGGGCGCCCAGCCGCGCCTGCCCTGCGGGTCTGCTCCAGCTGCCACTCGTCCTGTTACACCTGCCGCGGCAGCTCCCCGCTGGACTGTACCGCTTGCCCCCCGCCGTCCACGCTGGACACGCAGCGGGGCTCCTGCTCGGGACCCGACCCCCCTGAGGGCCCCCCCCAGCCCACCGCGACCGCCTGCCCCTGCCGCCGCGGCCCGGCCCAGGCCGTGGTGCTGGCCCTGCTGGCCGTGGCCTTCGGGAGCCCCCTCCTCTGCCGCGTCCTCCTCGTGGGCTGCCCGCCACCATGGGTGGGACCCCCCGGCGCGGGGGACCACTCCCGTCACCACTCCAGACCCCGCTGCAAGCTGGAACCCGGAGCTAGTTGA
- the C3H19orf25 gene encoding UPF0449 protein C19orf25 homolog, with protein MGSKAKKRVVLPTRPAPPTVEQILEDVRGAPAEDLVFTALAREDPPAPSGRAEDTEAQREQLYQQSRVYVATNQRLWHAGAQLKQQREELRRAREELEQEVSHVGQVALPGAAAATSLG; from the exons ATGGGCTCCAAGGCCAAGAAGCGCGTGGTGCTGCCCACCCGCCCGGCGCCCCCCACGGTGGAGCAGATCCTGGAGGACGTGCGGGGGGCGCCCGCCGAGGACCTAGTCTTCACcgccctggcccgggaag ACCCCCCAGCCCCCTCTGGGAGGGccgaggacactgaggcccagcggGAGCAGCTCTACCAGCAGAGCCGGGTCTACGTGGCCACGAACCAGCGGCTGTGGCATGCGGGCGCCCAGCTGAAGCAGCAGCGCGAGGAGCTGCGGCGGGCACGCGAGGAGCTGGAGCAGGAGGTCAGCCACGTGGGCCAGGTGGCTCTGCCGGGCGCCGCGGCCGCCACCTCCTTGGGCTGA